Proteins encoded together in one Parcubacteria group bacterium window:
- a CDS encoding AAA family ATPase: MLTGKILLIVLTGGPCAGKTSALCRLLEWLTGLDYRVAIVPEAATELITCGIRPQNFDDNVLFQQFVTKNICAKEDLFAMAALRMKTNDPSKPTILLCDRGLMDSRAYVGDEAFTKILAKENLDLADACDRRYAGVIHLRTAADGAEEYYTLSNNAARSESPKKARELDQATEQAWHGHHRLVVVDNSTSFAGKLMRTQQIVSSILGIPGPTEYERKFLITEADEPLIIPIPHVDVAIEQYYLNGDKERVRKRTRHDASTYFYTIKTNRPGMERAKVDRIISEDEFFDFLRRRDLSRGVVRKTRTHFVWQNQYFELDHFHHNNMKILEVRLTQGQTEVILPPFIPTSLDVTDDERFYNNSIAASIKD; this comes from the coding sequence ATGCTTACAGGAAAGATTTTATTGATCGTTTTGACAGGTGGTCCTTGTGCAGGAAAAACCAGCGCCCTCTGCCGACTCTTGGAGTGGCTGACGGGACTGGATTACCGTGTTGCCATCGTTCCGGAGGCAGCCACTGAGCTGATCACCTGCGGGATCCGACCACAAAATTTTGATGACAACGTGCTGTTTCAGCAGTTTGTAACCAAAAACATTTGTGCAAAGGAGGACTTGTTTGCGATGGCCGCTTTGCGGATGAAAACAAACGACCCTTCCAAGCCAACCATTCTCCTGTGCGACAGAGGCCTCATGGATTCACGTGCCTATGTCGGAGATGAAGCATTTACAAAGATCCTCGCCAAAGAAAATTTGGATCTTGCAGATGCATGTGACAGGCGCTATGCCGGTGTGATCCATCTGCGCACAGCCGCTGATGGAGCAGAAGAATATTACACACTGAGCAATAATGCCGCACGATCAGAATCGCCCAAAAAAGCACGAGAATTGGACCAAGCCACTGAACAAGCGTGGCACGGTCATCATCGCTTGGTCGTTGTGGACAACAGCACGTCTTTTGCAGGAAAACTCATGCGCACACAACAGATCGTGTCCTCGATCCTGGGCATTCCCGGTCCGACAGAGTATGAACGGAAATTCCTCATTACCGAGGCTGACGAACCGCTCATCATCCCTATTCCCCATGTAGATGTTGCCATAGAGCAATACTATCTCAACGGAGACAAGGAGCGCGTCAGGAAACGGACACGGCATGACGCCAGTACGTACTTCTACACGATCAAAACAAATCGTCCGGGCATGGAGAGAGCCAAGGTCGATCGGATCATTAGCGAAGATGAATTCTTCGACTTCCTGCGCAGAAGGGATCTTTCGCGAGGCGTGGTACGGAAGACCCGGACGCATTTCGTCTGGCAAAACCAGTATTTCGAGTTGGACCATTTCCATCACAACAACATGAAAATTCTCGAAGTGCGCCTTACCCAGGGGCAAACAGAGGTCATTCTCCCCCCGTTCATTCCCACGTCACTTGACGTAACGGATGATGAACGGTTTTACAACAACAGTATCGCCGCATCGATCAAAGATTGA
- the rhuM gene encoding RhuM family protein, with translation MANKKQLAIYQAKNGAIELREDFDNETIWATQKQIAEIFDVDRTVIVKHIKNIFSDKELDQKVVCANFAHTTKHGAIEGKMQTRTVNFYNLDIILAVGYRTNSVRAIEFRRWANKILGQYITKGYLINPQRIGKNYDNFLTAVEHVQKLLPKDHTIKTDDILELIKTFAGTWFSLEAYDEDRLPHKGVTKKDVSLRASDLYSAVGDLKKDLIAKKQASDLFAQEKQEKNLEGILGNVLQSAFGADMYPSIEEKAAHLLYFVVKNHPFNDGNKRTGAFAFVWFLHKTGIDFQKKITPESLTTITLLVAESKPRDKDRMIGLILLLLNGK, from the coding sequence ATGGCAAACAAGAAACAATTGGCAATTTATCAAGCAAAAAACGGAGCAATAGAACTTCGTGAGGATTTTGATAATGAAACAATTTGGGCAACACAAAAACAAATTGCCGAGATTTTTGATGTTGATAGAACTGTGATTGTCAAACATATTAAAAACATCTTTTCTGATAAAGAACTTGATCAGAAAGTGGTATGTGCAAATTTTGCACATACCACAAAACACGGAGCGATAGAGGGGAAAATGCAAACTAGGACAGTGAATTTCTATAACTTGGATATTATTTTAGCGGTTGGATATAGAACAAATTCTGTTCGCGCAATTGAGTTTAGACGTTGGGCTAATAAAATTCTCGGACAATATATCACAAAAGGATATCTCATCAATCCGCAACGGATTGGCAAAAATTATGACAATTTTCTCACAGCGGTAGAACACGTACAAAAGCTGCTACCAAAAGATCATACGATCAAAACAGATGATATTTTGGAACTGATCAAAACATTTGCCGGTACATGGTTTTCATTGGAAGCCTATGATGAAGATCGGTTGCCACACAAGGGTGTAACAAAAAAAGATGTATCACTGCGTGCGAGTGATTTGTACAGTGCTGTAGGTGATTTAAAGAAAGATTTGATTGCCAAAAAACAAGCATCGGATCTGTTTGCACAAGAAAAACAAGAAAAAAATCTTGAAGGTATATTGGGTAACGTTTTGCAATCAGCGTTTGGCGCTGATATGTATCCGAGTATTGAAGAAAAAGCTGCACATCTACTATATTTTGTCGTGAAAAATCACCCGTTTAACGATGGCAATAAGCGTACGGGCGCATTTGCATTTGTGTGGTTTTTGCACAAAACGGGTATTGATTTCCAAAAAAAGATCACGCCGGAATCACTTACCACGATCACACTGCTTGTGGCAGAATCAAAACCACGCGACAAAGATCGCATGATCGGACTGATATTGTTATTATTGAATGGAAAATGA
- a CDS encoding DUF488 family protein — protein sequence MIRTKCILLPATNSDGLRISVMSRHTLNDGTTPDERIWPCSFDLWLKDLAPPDRIVGKYYRGEITYGHYCDLYLAHLRKDHIATIVRTIARYALHKRVTFLCIESVPTLCHRTILLYECLYYEPELHIQHY from the coding sequence ATGATCCGTACAAAATGTATTTTATTGCCGGCGACAAATTCTGATGGGTTGCGGATCTCAGTGATGTCGCGACACACGCTAAACGATGGTACCACGCCGGACGAGCGCATCTGGCCATGTTCATTTGATCTATGGCTCAAAGATCTCGCGCCACCGGACAGAATTGTCGGGAAATATTATCGGGGGGAGATCACTTATGGTCACTACTGCGATCTGTATCTGGCGCATCTGCGCAAAGATCACATCGCGACGATCGTGCGAACGATTGCGCGTTATGCATTGCATAAGAGAGTGACATTCCTGTGTATCGAATCTGTGCCGACACTCTGTCATCGCACGATCCTGCTGTATGAGTGCCTGTATTATGAGCCGGAGCTGCATATCCAACACTACTAA